The Thermosynechococcus sp. HN-54 DNA segment CAACACCAATTGACGTGGAATCATTCGCGCTGGTCGAGGGCACCATACCCTTGATGGTTGCACAGTTTAGGGCATTCTCTAGCGAAGAATGCGTCACTCCTGAGAGTCTGCCTAAAATTAAGATCATGATCACGACCACTTGCCAACCCACTCCAACCCCCCAACCAGTGCGATTTACGGTGCAGGACTATCACCGTTTACTGGAACTTGGGTTTCTGAGGGAAGATGACCACATTGAGCTAATTCGGGGGGAACTGGTGCGAATGGCGGCCAAGGGAACAGCGCACGAAAGCTGTCTGCGGTGATTGTTGCGAATTTTACCGAAGATTGTGGGCGATCGCGCCACGCTTCAGTGCCAGTTGCCTATTACGATTGCCTTTGATAGTGAGCCAGAACCCGATG contains these protein-coding regions:
- a CDS encoding Uma2 family endonuclease, which translates into the protein MITTTCQPTPTPQPVRFTVQDYHRLLELGFLREDDHIELIRGELVRMAAKGTAHESCLR